In Drosophila subpulchrella strain 33 F10 #4 breed RU33 chromosome 3R, RU_Dsub_v1.1 Primary Assembly, whole genome shotgun sequence, the following are encoded in one genomic region:
- the LOC119563400 gene encoding uncharacterized protein LOC119563400, with amino-acid sequence MYVRRALLLACLLCLQPLSPSLASEDESNPLLDMASMFFQEALSNQNGGGNNGGGGGGGAGLAGVASLLGTFMQASGKSGAGGGGGGGAGGAMQILSGLGSLLSKSGGQGGGGFDPSIIGNVLEMFTQGDDEESTPNQRRTNGGGSESGIGLDTILQVASAFMNTQGSNDKAAHHHQKRSAGEEPESDNGLMNLLPLVMQAVSSFAGPEGQSTQEKHKSHAWVLPPFLEHIHVLWDHFSNSELADALYEKSGVNKIMKGFKGNDGKLDYDKLFESLNNQSFRRRWIKSATLYLADWASYLANPDVYLRYFQTAQIMFNGLLKSQGYPKQTHFDPSRPGETISNLFDHVAKHHLNVKIDSRQYVKPAVGYAKELLKLGQARGLLQFNATEISDKLTDTLNLEVIEPVLKVHRAYRYISKSPQCDRYVLCQMNAEALDQQEKQKQHDQYQQHHQPKQQQQNRQTSASGLIAGVSPKIVKIGSMGAAIFISTETGTPFWTLFGVINAPYNCEAKYPVDCNGFHEGEAKVTTEYIHNEL; translated from the exons ATGTACGTGAGACGAGCCCTGCTCTTGGCCTGCCTGCTGTGCCTGCAGCCGCTGAGTCCTTCACTGGCCAGCGAGGATGAGTCCAATCCGCTGCTGGACATGGCCTCCATGTTCTTCCAGGAGGCGTTGTCCAACCAGAATGGTGGTGGCAACAACGGTGGAGGCGGTGGCGGAGGAGCTGGTTTGGCGGGTGTGGCCTCGCTGCTGGGTACCTTCATGCAGGCCAGTGGCAAATCCGGAGCAGGTGGcggaggcggcggcggcgcTGGTGGAGCCATGCAAATCCTCTCGGGCTTGGGCAGTCTCCTCTCCAAAAGTGGCGGTCAGGGCGGCGGCGGTTTTGATCCCTCCATCATTGGCAATGTCCTGGAGATGTTCACCCAGGGTGATGATGAGGAATCGACTCCAAACCAAAGGCGCACCAATGGCGGCGGTTCAGAATCTGGCATTGGCCTGGATACCATCCTCCAGGTGGCTTCGGCCTTCATGAACACCCAGGGATCCAACGATAAGGCCGCACATCACCACCAGAAACGTTCCGCCGGCGAGGAACCTGAAAGCGATAACGGACTGATGAACCTTCTGCCCTTGGTGATGCAGGCAGTTAGCTCCTTTGCCGGTCCCGAGGGTCAGAGCACCCAGGAGAAGCACAAAAGCCACGCCTGGGTGCTGCCACCATTCTTGGAGCACATCCATGTGCTGTGGGATCACTTCTCCAACTCGGAACTGGCCGATGCCTTGTACGAGAAATCCGGAGTCAACAAGATCATGAAG GGCTTCAAGGGCAACGACGGCAAGTTGGACTACGACAAGCTGTTCGAATCGCTAAACAACCAATCCTTCCGGCGGAGGTGGATCAAGTCGGCCACACTCTACCTGGCCGACTGGGCCAGTTACCTGGCCAATCCCGATGTGTATCTCAG GTACTTCCAGACGGCACAGATCATGTTTAACGGCCTGCTGAAGTCTCAAGGTTACCCCAAGCAGACCCACTTCGATCCCTCCCGTCCGGGCGAGACCATCTCGAATCTTTTTGACCATGTGGCCAAGCACCATCTGAACGTTAAGATCGATTCCAGGCAGTACGTGAAGCCGGCAGTGGGCTATGCCAAGGAGCTATTAAAACTCGGACAGGCACGCGGATTACTGCAGTTCAATGCCACCGAGATCAGCGACAAGCTAACGGATACGCTTAACCTGGAG GTTATTGAACCGGTGCTAAAAGTCCACCGCGCCTACAGATACATCTCGAAGTCGCCGCAATGCGATCGCTACGTGCTCTGCCAAATGAATGCAGAGGCACTCGATCAGCAGGAGAAACAGAAGCAGCATGACCAATAtcagcagcaccaccagcccaagcagcagcagcagaatcGACAGACATCGGCGTCTGGACTAATTGCCGGAGTCAGTCCGAAAATCGTCAAGATCGGCAGCATGGGTGCAGCGATCTTCATTAGCACGGAAACCGGTACGCCGTTCTGGACGCTATTCGGTGTGATCAATGCGCCATACAATTGCGAG GCCAAATACCCAGTCGACTGCAATGGTTTCCACGAGGGCGAGGCCAAGGTGACTACGGAATACATCCACAACGAGCTGTAG
- the LOC119551528 gene encoding luciferin sulfotransferase: MQLMYRELEADIVRRTNAVFPAQNCFVEVLPDHLIIPRKYVELGESIRSLPVYQDDVWMVSYPRTGSTWAQEMVWLLGHKLNYVAAEQDLRLRSPLIELSALFSTDHHETVAQKFGNTVDLVRNLPRPRFARSHLSWQLLPEQFETVKPRIVYTARNPKDLCVSYYHYCKLLHGINGDFEQFVDLFLEGHTPMGSYWKHVLPFWKRSQDENVLFIKYEDMIKDLPSVVRRCARFLGVQGLLDASSLQTLCDHLTFDKMRANKAVNLEQVLPDSSSKFIRNGKIGDWRNHMGNEMSERFDAWSEQHIRGAGLSFDYE, from the exons ATGCAGCTTATGTATCGCGAACTGGAGGCGGACATTGTCCGTCGTACAAATGCTGTTTTTCCAGCTCAAAATTGCTTTGTGGAGGTGCTACCCGATCACTTGATCATTCCGAGAAAGTACGTAGAGCTGGGCGAATCCATTCGATCGCTTCCTGTTTACCAAGACGATGTATGGATGGTGTCCTATCCGCGCACTGGATCCACTTGGGCTCAGGAGATGGTGTGGTTGCTCGGTCATAAGTTAAATTACGTAGCCGCAGAGCAGGACTTGCGATTGCGCTCACCACTTATTGAACTATCCGCTTTATTCAGTACCGATCATCACGAGACGGTGGC GCAAAAGTTTGGAAACACCGTCGATCTGGTTCGCAATCTGCCACGCCCCCGCTTCGCCCGATCCCATTTGTCCTGGCAACTACTACCCGAGCAATTTGAGACGGTGAAGCCAAGGATTGTTTACACAGCACGAAACCCAAAGGATCTGTGCGTTTCGTACTACCACTACTGCAAGTTGCTGCACGGAATTAATGGGGACTTTGAGCAGTTTGTAGATCTCTTTCTGGAGGGACACACTCCGATGGGATCCTATTGGAAGCACGTGCTGCCCTTTTGGAAACGGAGCCAGGATGAGAATGTACTGTTCATCAAGTACGAGGACATGATCAAGGATCTGCCGAGTGTGGTTCGTCGCTGTGCCCGATTCCTTGGTGTTCAAGGTCTCCTTGATGCATCCAGTTTGCAAACCTTGTGCGATCACCTTACATTCGACAAAATGCGGGCGAACAAGGCGGTCAATCTGGAGCAAGTGCTTCCGGATTCATCATCCAAGTTTATACGAAATGGAAAAATCGGCGACTGGCGTAATCACATGGGAAATGAAATGTCCGAGCGTTTCGATGCCTGGAGTGAACAGCATATTCGCGGTGCTGGATTATCCTTTGACTACGAATAA